Genomic segment of Kibdelosporangium phytohabitans:
ACCGGAACAGCGATCGGCCGCACGTTGAAGTAGTGCGCGGCCTTGTGGAACGCGGCATGCGCGGTCACCGGGAACACAATGGACGGACGGTCGACGTCCGGCCGCGCTTGCCGTGCGGCCAGCACAGCGAGCATGCACGACTCGGTCCCGCCGGAAGTGACCTGCCCGGCGCCGCCGCCGAGCAGGTTCGCGGCGGTCGCCACGATCTCGTTCTCCATCCGCAGCAAGCTGGGGAAGGCCGTGGGGTCCAGACCGTTGGCCGAGGACGCGAGGGCATGCGCGGCGGCACCGAGCTCGTCGATGCCCGCGAGGCCGCTGTCGTAGACGTACGCCATCGTGCGACCGCCGTGCGTCGGCAGGTCACCGGCGCGCATCTGGTGTAAATCGGCCAGTACCTGCTCGGCGGGGATCACACGCGTACCTCCAGCTTCTTCGTCAGCAACGGCAATGCCACCAGGACAAGGGCGACCGGCACGACCGCGAACCCGATCAGTGCCGCCGTGACCGCGCTCTGCGGTTGTGCCACGGCGGCATCCGTGCTCGACACGTAGCCACCGGCGGCGAGGATGATGCCGTAGATCCCCGGGCCGACAGCGAACCCGAGCGTCTCGCCCGCGGTCCACACGCCGGAGAACAACCCGGCGCGGCGGGCGCCGCTGCGTTGCTCCTCCGCCGTGATCACGTCCGGCAACATGGCCATCGGGAACACCTGCATGCCGGAGTAGCCCACCCCGGTGAACGCGGCGAGCACCACGACCACGACAGCGGGTACGACCTGTGCCAAGGTACAAAAAGCCAGCGGCACGGCGAAGATGATCGACGAGACGATGAACCCGGCGCGCTTGCCGTACCGGGTGCCGACGCGTTGCCACATCGGCATCACCAGCAGCGCGGGGCCGACGAACGCGGCGAACAACAGTGTTTGCATACCGCTGTCCCGCAACACGACCCGCGACATGTAGTCCACGCCCGCCAGGAGCGTGCTGACGCCGGCTGCCTGGATCACGAACACGACGAGCAGCCGCCGGAACTCCCGTGATTGCCGGACCGCCGCGAACAACTCCGAGAACCCGGCGCCGGTGTCCATGTGACCGCTTGTGGCCACACCGCGTGTTCCCACGTACACCGTGACCGTGCCGATCAGGATCAGCAGCCCGACCACGATCCCCATGACGTGGTATCCGCCGGTCGCGTCCCGGATCGCCGGCGCGCCGGCACCGGACAGCAGGATCGCCACGGCCAGTATGGCCATTCGCCAGGTCATCAGCCTGGTCCGTTGGTCGTAGTCGGTCGTGATCTCGGCCATCATGGCCACGTAGGGCACCTGGAAGAACGCGTACGCCGTGGCACACAGCAGGAACACGACACCGACGTACACCCCGCCGCCCGCGGGCAGCGCGAACAGGGCCGCGAAGAGCACCGCGAGCGCGACACCGCCCTGCAGCAACAACGGGCGCCGAGGTCCACGGCGGTCGCTGATCCGCCCGGCGACCGGGTTGAAGATCACGTCCCATGCCTTGGGCAGCAGCACGAGCAGCCCCGCGGTGGCCGCCGGGACGGCGAGCGAGTCGGTCAGGTAGGGCAGCAGAAGCAGCCCCGGCACCGTCGAGAAAGAGCCGGTGACCAGGGACCCCAGGCTGTATCCGGCGCAGATCCGGCGGCTGACGGTCATGGTCGCGCGATGCTATCCCGGCATCCCAGTCGATGGACACCCGTTGACCTTGTGTCCACGGGTTTCCATGCTCGACACATGACGGTCGTAGGAGTACTGGTCGGAAATCCGAAACCGGCATCACGGACGTTGAAGGCAGCGCTCGCGATCCGAGACGCCATCGGCGGCACCCCGGGACCGGTGATCGACCTCGGCGAGTTCGCCTCCGAGCTGTTCGACCACAGCAGCGTGCGGGTGGAACGAGCGGTCGAGGACGTGCGCAACGCCGACGTGCTCGTGGTGGCGTCACCGACGTACAAGGCCACGTATACGGGCCTGCTGAAGGCGTTCCTCGACCGGTTCGGCACGGCCTCGCTGCGCGGCAAGACGGCGGTCCCGCTGCTCGTGGCCGCGAGCGACAAGCACGCGCTGGCCGTGGAGGTGCACCTCAAGCCGGTGCTCGTGGAGATCGGCCTGAGCGTGCCGGGTCCCGGGCTGTTCCTCAACGAGTCCGTGTTCGCCACCGGTCTCGAGGAAGCGGTGGCCGCACTGCTGAAGGACACCCAGTGAGCGTCGGCGACCAGCTCCGGCTCGCGCTGCGGCACCACCCCGCCGCGGTCACCATCATCACCGCGCCTGGCCCGGTCGGGCTCACGGTCAGTTCGTTCGGGTCTGTGTCGATGCACCCGCCGCTGGTCGGGTTCTGGGTCGGCACGAGCGCGTCGGCCTTCGCCGCGCTGACCGAGGCGACGCACTTCGCCGTACACCTGTTGCACGCCGACCACACGGACCTCGCGGACCTGTTCGCCCGCACCAAGGCCGACCGGTTCGGCGGCGGCACCCGATGGGAGTCCGATGTAGACGGCGTGCCGCACCTGCTCGACGCACCGGTCAGGCTGCGCTGCCGGACCGCGCACCGGGTCTCGATCGGTGACCACGTCGGCGTGATCGGCGAACCGCTGGAGATCGAGCACCGCGCGGAAACGCAACCGCTGCTGCGTTTCCAAGGCCGCTACACATCCGTGGCCTAAGGGCGGCACCAAAGGGCGGGCACGCCGCCGATCGCCGCCCATAGCGTCGAAACATGGTGAATCAGCTGGCAGCCGCGGCCCGGTTCGTGCGCGACGGGTTCGACGGCATGCTCACCAGCTACCGCGAGTACGGGCCGGTCGTCCCGATCGGTCCCTACACCTACCTGCTCGGGCCGGACGCGAACAAGTTCGTGTTCGCCAACCCGCAGCTGTTCAGCTGGAGCAAGGCTTTCAGCTTCCTCAAGCCTGTTGTCGGCGACACGTCGATGATCGTCAGCGACGGCGCCGAGCACAAGCGGCGCCGTGGCCTCGTGCAGCCCGCGTTCCACCACCGTCACGTCAACGGCTACCTGGCGGCGTTGGCGCGGGACGCGGACGCGTTGATCGACAGCTGGGCCGACGGGCAACGGGTCGACCTCGGCGTGGAGTTCCGGCGCGTGCTGCGGCGGATGAGCGTGCGGTCGCTGTTCGGCGACCGGATCGGCGAGCAGGCCGACCGCTTCGGCGACCAGCTCGCGGCGATGATCGACCTGGTCGAGCAGCAGCCGTTGTTCGTCGACGCGCACCGGGCGCTGGGCACGCGGGCGTGGCGCCGCGCGCTGAGCGGCAAACAGGAGACCGACCGGCAGATCATGGCCGAGATCGCCCGGGTGCGCGCCGGTGGCTCGGACGACGGCGTGCTGGCGAGGATGACGAACGCACGCGACGAGAGCGGTGCCGTGCTGTCCGACGCCGAGATCCGTGACCAGGCCGTCGGGTTGATCGCGGCCGGCTTCTCGGCCGTCAGCAGCGCGATGACGTGGACAGTGCGCACACTGGCGGACAATCCAGGCGAATGGGACCTGGCCCGCCAGGAGGTCAAGCGGGTCCTCGGCGACCGGCCACCCGGCGGCGACGACCTGACCAAGCTGGTCCGCGTGCACGGCATCGTGCAGGAGACGCTGCGGCTGTGGCCGCCCACGGCGATCAGCATCCGCGTCCCGACCCGGGACTTCACCTACGAGGGCAGGCGGATCCGTGCCGGGCGGCGGGTGTTCTACAGCCCGTACGTCACCCACCGGCTGGCCGAGATCTGGCCGGAGCCCGAACGGTTCATGCCCGAACGCTGGGACCCGGCGCACCCCGCGTACCGCAAACACGGGCCGCACGAGTTCCTGCCGTTCGGCGGCGGACCACACCGCTGCGTCGGGTCCACACTGGCCGTCAGCGAGCTCGCGGTGCTGCTGACGAGGCTGCTCACCCGGGTGACGTTCCAGCTCGACCGCGGCGGCCCGGCCGTGGCCACCAAGGGCGTTCCCATCAGGCCCAAAGGAGGATTGACTGGCCGAGTCTGTCGTTTGCGCACCTCGACGCACCCGGCATCGCCCCGGCCAGGCACTTGATCGAGCCGTGGCGGAGATGCCGTCCGCGTGGGGCCGGGTGGGGTGCCTGGCTCCGGCGGCCGGCTCCGCCGGGCGGAGCGCGGAAATCAGGCACAGTGACCAGGCACACTGTGCCGATCCCGTAAGCGGATTTCGTTCAGGGGTGGGGCGGGACCTATGCTTGCCCGCTGTGATCGACGCCCTCCCGCAGGCGCCGGAACGCATCAGAGCGTTCCTGGACGACCGCAGGCCACCGACCCCGTGTCTCGTGATCGACCTCGACACGGTGCGGGAAAGCCATACCAGGCTGCGGGAAGCACTCCCGGAAGCGAGGATGTACTACGCGGTCAAGGCCAACCCCGCGCCGGAGGTCGTCAGACTGCTCGCCGAGCAGGGCTGCGGCTTCGACGTGGCCGGCCGCGAGGAGATCGAACTGTGCCTCGGCCAGGGAGCCAGTGCCGATTCGATCTCGTACGGCAACCCGATCAAGAAAGCCAGGGACATCGCGTACGCCCACCGGGTCGGCGTCCGCCGCTTCACCTTCGACAGCGAGCCGGACCTGGAGACCATCGCGACCTTCGCGCCAGGCGCCACCGTGTCCTGCCGGATCCTGGTGGACAGCACCGGATCGCAGACGCCTTTCGGGCACAAGTTCGGGTGCGCCCCCGAGATGGCCGCCCGGCTGCTCGTGCGGGCCGCGGAGCTGGGTCTCGACCCCGAGGGCGTGGCGTTCCACGTCGGCTCGCAGCACCTGGACCCGGCCGCGTGGGAGCCGTGGATCGCCGCGGCCGGGGCGGTCACCCGCACTGTCACGGCGGCAGGCATCCGGCTGCGCGGCCTGAACATCGGCGGTGGCTTCCCCGGCCGCTACCTGGTCGACCCGCCGCCGCTGACCGACTACGCCGACACGGTCCGCGCCGCCGTCGCCCGGCACTTCGACCACGAGGTCGACCTGGCGATCGAGCCGGGCCGGGTACTGGTCGCCGAGGCCGGGATGATCCGCAGCGAGGTCGTGCTGGTGTCGCGCAAGTCCGACACCGACGCCAAGCGCTGGGTCTACCTGGACATCGGGCGCTACGGCGGGATGGCCGAGACCGAGAACGAGGCGATCGCGTACCGCCTGCAGACCGCGCAGGACCACGAGCCGACCGGGCCGGTGGTCATCGCCGGGCCGTCGTGCGACGGCGATGACGTGCTCTACCAACGGACCTCCTACGAGCTGCCGCTGTCGTTGCGCGCCGGTGACCACGTGGACATCATGAGCACGGGCGCGTACACCCAGAGCTACTCCTCGGTGGCGTTCAACGGGTTCCCGCCGCTGCGGACATACTTCGTAGGCGGCGCGCCTGCTTCCCAGGAGACGGTGGACAGCGAGGTCGGCGAGTTCGCCGGGCGGCACGTGCTGGCGGAGTTCGAAGGCGTGTCGGCCGAGTTGCTCGACGACGCCACGTTCCTGCGTGAGAGCCTGGAACGGGCGCTGGAGAAGGCGGGCGCGACCGTGTGCGACATGACGTACAAGCAGTTCGAGCCGCAGGGCGTGACCCTGCTGGCGCTGCTGTCGGAGTCGCACGCGTCCATCCACACGTATCCCGAACGGGGTGCGGTGTTCATCGACGTGTTCACCTGCGGCCAGGTCGCCGACCCGGAGCTCGCGGTGAACTTGTTGCGCGACATGCTCGACGCGAGCGTGTCGCGGATCAGTGTCGTCCACAGAGGACAGGAGAACCGGTGAGGATCGATGAGCCGGTCGGTGCCGGTCTGACTCGCGTGTGGCAGGTCGACGACGTCATCGTCGACACGCGCACGCAGTTCCAGCACCTGGTGATCGGCAAGACCGCGCAGGGCGTTTCGTTGTTCTGCGACAACGAACGGCAGAGCACGGACTTCAGCCAGCTCGTGTACCACGAGGCGCTGATGGTGCCCGCGTTCCTGCTCGCCGCGCAGGTCGACCGGGTGCTGATCGTAGGCTCCAGCGAGGGCGTGGCCAGCCAGATGGCGGTGGCCGCGGGCGCATCGGTGGTCGACCACGTCGACATCGACACCGAGGCCGTCAAGCTGTGCGCCCAGCACCTGCCATACGGCTACACGACGGAGGAACTGGCCGCTGCCGAGCAGGGCAACGGCCCGGTACGCGTGATGTACGCCGACGGTTACGAATACATCCGTACGACCGACGAGCGCTACGACATCGTGGTCGTCGACCTGCCTGACGAGCAGGACGACGTCGACGCCCAGCAGAACCGGCTGTACGGCGCCGAGTTCCTGCTGATGTGCAAGCGCCTGCTGACCGACGGCGGCGTGGTCGCCTACCAGGGCGGCTGCCCGACGCTGTGGCGCAACTCGACGCTGGTCAAGTGCTGGCGGCGGTTCGAAGAGGTCTTCGAGTCCCCGGTCTACTTCGGCTCCGACGAGCACGAGTGGGCCTTCTTCTTCGGCACGGACGTGGCCGCGCCGGTCGAGAAGATGATCTCCGCGCTGCCTTCGGCGGGCTACCGCCCGGAGACCATCGACGAGCTGACGCTGCGCGGCTCGACCGTGCCGCCGATCAGCCTGCGTTGACGCTGAGCTCCCTGGTGACCCGTCGTTCGGCGACGAACGACACGAAGGGCACCATGCCGGCGAGCAGGATCAACCCGGTCTTGACGATCGGCCATCGGGCCTTGAGCCCGAGGTCGACCGTCAGGACCAGGTAGATGACGTAGAGGAAGCCGTGCACGGGGCCGACGATGGCGCTGTACTGCGGCTCGTCGAAGGCGATCCGCATGATCATGGCGGCGACCAGGGCGAGCAGCCCGACACCGACGATGTAGGCGAGTACCCGGTACCGCGCCAGCGCGCCCTTCAGACCGCGGGCGGCGGCGTCACTGGCCGGGTTTTCCTCGTTGGTGACGATGGGGTCAGGGGCGGTCATGGGGTTCCTTAGCGCTCAACTCGGCCAGATACTTGTTGTACGCGGCGAGCTCGTCGTCGGGCTCCTGCGGCGGCCCGGCGGGCTCCGGCCTGCGCGGTACGGGCACCCGCCGGGGAGGCTCGACGGCAGCAGCGGATCCCGCCCCGGCCCGCTCCTGTCCCTCCCGCGCGCGCAACCGCCTGATCCGCCACACCATGAACGCCGGGAACAGCCCGAAAAGGGGCCACTGCAGCACGTAACCGAGGTTCTGCCACGAGCCGCTCGCGGACTCGTACCGGTTCCACTGCCACCACGCCAGCAGGCAGGCACCGGCCAGACTGACCAAGCAGGCCGCCACGACGGCGAGCCTGCGCACGATCACCCGGTTGCCACGCACACTTCGACGCTAACATCCCTACCCTGAGTGACTGCGGTCACAAGCCTGATCGCCGCCGGTGTTCCGCCGCTGGACGCGGCGACGACGGCGATAGGATCACGCCGACTCAACGTTTCGAGAAGGCGGGTTGACGTGGCGGGAAGCCCGACGACCGAGGTCAGGTCCGGGGTGGTCGACCTGGCCTCATTCCAGTTGGACGAACTGCGGTCCGACAAGCACAAGGCACGTGCCGAAGCGGCGGTGAACTGGGCGCTCGCCTACGCCTGCGGCCCGTCCGCGACCGCGGTCCAGGTCCAGGACGAGGCCGGGTGAGCGGTTCGACCAGTGCGGCGCCGGAGAAGACGGGCAGGGCGATCACGACCCATCGGCTTCCCGCGTCCTTCTTGGCCGAGTTCTGTTCCGGGCCCATCTCGGGTGAGTCAATGGGTTTGCTCACGCGCAGTGTGCACAGCCAGCGCAAGGCGATGCTGCTCGCGGTGATGCGCGAACTCCCCGCTCGCGGCCACAGCGCCGACGTCCTCGCCGACGTGGAGCGGTCGTGGGCCGTGCTGTCGGCGGCCGAGCGGGCCCGGCCCGACGTGGTCGACGACGTGCTCATGCACCCGGCCACAGGCGTGTGGCTGGTCCGGACGTTGCGGTCCCTGCTCGGTCCGGACGGCGACGCGG
This window contains:
- a CDS encoding flavin reductase family protein, encoding MSVGDQLRLALRHHPAAVTIITAPGPVGLTVSSFGSVSMHPPLVGFWVGTSASAFAALTEATHFAVHLLHADHTDLADLFARTKADRFGGGTRWESDVDGVPHLLDAPVRLRCRTAHRVSIGDHVGVIGEPLEIEHRAETQPLLRFQGRYTSVA
- a CDS encoding spermidine synthase; the protein is MRIDEPVGAGLTRVWQVDDVIVDTRTQFQHLVIGKTAQGVSLFCDNERQSTDFSQLVYHEALMVPAFLLAAQVDRVLIVGSSEGVASQMAVAAGASVVDHVDIDTEAVKLCAQHLPYGYTTEELAAAEQGNGPVRVMYADGYEYIRTTDERYDIVVVDLPDEQDDVDAQQNRLYGAEFLLMCKRLLTDGGVVAYQGGCPTLWRNSTLVKCWRRFEEVFESPVYFGSDEHEWAFFFGTDVAAPVEKMISALPSAGYRPETIDELTLRGSTVPPISLR
- a CDS encoding NADPH-dependent FMN reductase, with translation MTVVGVLVGNPKPASRTLKAALAIRDAIGGTPGPVIDLGEFASELFDHSSVRVERAVEDVRNADVLVVASPTYKATYTGLLKAFLDRFGTASLRGKTAVPLLVAASDKHALAVEVHLKPVLVEIGLSVPGPGLFLNESVFATGLEEAVAALLKDTQ
- a CDS encoding DUF3817 domain-containing protein codes for the protein MTAPDPIVTNEENPASDAAARGLKGALARYRVLAYIVGVGLLALVAAMIMRIAFDEPQYSAIVGPVHGFLYVIYLVLTVDLGLKARWPIVKTGLILLAGMVPFVSFVAERRVTRELSVNAG
- a CDS encoding cytochrome P450, which codes for MVNQLAAAARFVRDGFDGMLTSYREYGPVVPIGPYTYLLGPDANKFVFANPQLFSWSKAFSFLKPVVGDTSMIVSDGAEHKRRRGLVQPAFHHRHVNGYLAALARDADALIDSWADGQRVDLGVEFRRVLRRMSVRSLFGDRIGEQADRFGDQLAAMIDLVEQQPLFVDAHRALGTRAWRRALSGKQETDRQIMAEIARVRAGGSDDGVLARMTNARDESGAVLSDAEIRDQAVGLIAAGFSAVSSAMTWTVRTLADNPGEWDLARQEVKRVLGDRPPGGDDLTKLVRVHGIVQETLRLWPPTAISIRVPTRDFTYEGRRIRAGRRVFYSPYVTHRLAEIWPEPERFMPERWDPAHPAYRKHGPHEFLPFGGGPHRCVGSTLAVSELAVLLTRLLTRVTFQLDRGGPAVATKGVPIRPKGGLTGRVCRLRTSTHPASPRPGT
- the speD gene encoding adenosylmethionine decarboxylase, producing MDSEVGEFAGRHVLAEFEGVSAELLDDATFLRESLERALEKAGATVCDMTYKQFEPQGVTLLALLSESHASIHTYPERGAVFIDVFTCGQVADPELAVNLLRDMLDASVSRISVVHRGQENR
- a CDS encoding MFS transporter, with amino-acid sequence MTVSRRICAGYSLGSLVTGSFSTVPGLLLLPYLTDSLAVPAATAGLLVLLPKAWDVIFNPVAGRISDRRGPRRPLLLQGGVALAVLFAALFALPAGGGVYVGVVFLLCATAYAFFQVPYVAMMAEITTDYDQRTRLMTWRMAILAVAILLSGAGAPAIRDATGGYHVMGIVVGLLILIGTVTVYVGTRGVATSGHMDTGAGFSELFAAVRQSREFRRLLVVFVIQAAGVSTLLAGVDYMSRVVLRDSGMQTLLFAAFVGPALLVMPMWQRVGTRYGKRAGFIVSSIIFAVPLAFCTLAQVVPAVVVVVLAAFTGVGYSGMQVFPMAMLPDVITAEEQRSGARRAGLFSGVWTAGETLGFAVGPGIYGIILAAGGYVSSTDAAVAQPQSAVTAALIGFAVVPVALVLVALPLLTKKLEVRV